The following proteins come from a genomic window of Nitrospirota bacterium:
- the lgt gene encoding prolipoprotein diacylglyceryl transferase — protein sequence MIYVNNLSPEIVRIGSFAIRWYGFLFSSGIIVNYLLLRWIFKRENYPVIDLDSVITYLFFGLIIGARLGEVFFYEPGFYLRDPVEILKIWNGGLSSHGATIGVFVSYVIWTRVHNVKFTKYADVLVLGMPGTAAFVRTGNFFNSEIVGIPTRDNWGVVFSRLGEDFPRHPVQLYEAILSIIVLAILLYIYKNYYMKTPPLFFMFLYMILYFGGRFILEFWKDLHVLPGWFPLSMGQVLSVLPVLLAAGYFLFVFPRQERKRQ from the coding sequence TTAACAACTTATCACCTGAAATTGTGAGAATTGGATCGTTTGCAATCAGATGGTACGGGTTTTTGTTTTCGTCCGGAATAATAGTTAATTATCTGCTGCTGCGATGGATATTCAAACGGGAGAACTATCCTGTCATTGATTTAGATAGTGTGATTACTTATCTATTCTTCGGACTGATCATAGGAGCAAGGCTCGGAGAAGTTTTCTTCTACGAACCTGGATTCTACTTAAGAGATCCTGTTGAAATCCTTAAAATCTGGAATGGAGGTTTATCCAGTCATGGGGCAACCATCGGTGTTTTTGTTTCCTACGTAATCTGGACAAGGGTTCATAATGTGAAATTCACAAAATACGCTGACGTCCTGGTACTCGGAATGCCGGGAACCGCTGCCTTTGTAAGGACTGGCAACTTTTTTAATTCTGAGATCGTTGGAATCCCTACCAGGGATAATTGGGGAGTTGTCTTTAGCAGATTGGGAGAGGATTTCCCCCGGCATCCGGTACAACTCTATGAGGCCATTTTAAGTATCATCGTGTTAGCCATCCTCCTCTACATATACAAGAATTATTACATGAAGACACCTCCCCTCTTTTTTATGTTCCTCTATATGATTCTCTACTTTGGAGGAAGATTCATTCTTGAATTCTGGAAAGACCTTCATGTACTGCCGGGCTGGTTCCCATTATCCATGGGGCAGGTATTGAGTGTTTTACCTGTGCTGCTGGCAGCCGGATATTTTTTATTTGTATTCCCCAGACAGGAGCGTAAACGACAGTAA
- a CDS encoding putative manganese-dependent inorganic diphosphatase has translation MSDQNIYVIGHRNPDTDSICAALAYARLKQLTGHASVIAARAGEINLQTEYVLKAFGLDLPLYLPDVKVRVKDVMTSESLSVHMDMSVGDVLDFMNSYDLLMVPVTDRGGHYRGAITLQDLARFYARHADAATSNRIVASLTGIAKAIQGNSLFLFDENETRTGRIVVGAMENEGFRQVMKYYSEEGCVVIVGDRREIQRHSIESHARCLIVTGGFLPDKAILDMAQKNKVSVISSPYDTATTVRLMHLSTPAREVFSSDFYSVSPHDLLLDVKAKMRDSALRGCPVVETDGRLTGILTRSDMLRDFRKKVILVDHNEASQAIPGIEEAEVIEVLDHHRIGSFQTLHPILFVVEPVGCTNTLVAELYLKYGVEPEPPYAGIMLSAILSDTVIMKSPTTTERDRKVAAYLAGIAGIDIQKLGEDMFNASSDLLKKTPEEIIKTDYKIYEVGKEKIGIGQIEIIEMLTFEKIREALLTSLNKILLEDRLTLACLLVSDIIYENSLLLFAGDSGIVTKIGYPLMAPNLAELKGVLSRKKQLVPRILSVLK, from the coding sequence ATGTCTGATCAGAACATATATGTTATTGGTCACAGGAATCCTGATACGGATTCTATTTGTGCGGCACTTGCTTATGCACGGCTCAAGCAACTTACCGGCCATGCCAGTGTTATAGCGGCCAGGGCTGGGGAGATAAATTTGCAGACTGAGTATGTTCTCAAAGCATTCGGGCTGGACCTCCCGCTTTATCTGCCGGATGTTAAGGTCAGGGTAAAGGATGTCATGACCTCAGAGTCATTATCAGTTCATATGGATATGTCAGTAGGCGATGTCCTTGATTTTATGAACAGCTATGACCTGCTTATGGTACCTGTAACTGACAGGGGTGGTCATTACAGAGGGGCTATCACCCTTCAGGACCTTGCCAGATTCTATGCCCGTCATGCCGATGCCGCGACTTCTAATAGAATAGTCGCCTCGCTCACCGGAATAGCCAAGGCAATTCAGGGGAATTCGCTATTCCTGTTTGATGAAAATGAAACGAGGACAGGCAGGATAGTTGTAGGAGCTATGGAAAATGAAGGATTCCGGCAGGTGATGAAGTATTATTCCGAGGAAGGTTGTGTTGTCATAGTAGGAGACCGCAGGGAGATACAGAGACATTCCATTGAAAGTCATGCAAGATGCCTGATCGTAACCGGCGGGTTTCTGCCTGACAAGGCGATCCTCGATATGGCGCAAAAAAACAAGGTCAGTGTTATTTCATCGCCATATGATACAGCAACAACCGTAAGATTAATGCACCTTAGCACTCCTGCCAGAGAGGTGTTCTCAAGTGATTTCTACTCGGTATCCCCGCATGACCTGCTGCTCGATGTCAAGGCAAAGATGCGTGATTCAGCCCTTCGAGGATGTCCGGTTGTAGAAACCGACGGCAGGCTTACCGGGATCCTGACAAGGAGCGACATGCTCAGGGACTTTCGAAAGAAGGTTATCCTCGTTGACCATAATGAGGCCAGTCAGGCTATCCCTGGCATAGAGGAGGCCGAGGTGATTGAGGTACTGGATCATCACAGGATAGGAAGTTTTCAGACACTTCATCCGATCCTTTTTGTAGTAGAACCTGTAGGCTGTACTAATACGCTTGTTGCAGAGCTTTATTTGAAATATGGAGTAGAGCCCGAGCCTCCATATGCGGGAATTATGCTGTCTGCAATATTGTCAGACACAGTTATCATGAAGTCTCCAACGACGACTGAAAGAGACCGGAAGGTTGCTGCGTATCTTGCAGGTATAGCAGGCATTGACATTCAAAAGCTGGGGGAAGATATGTTCAACGCAAGCTCAGACCTTTTGAAGAAGACGCCGGAGGAGATTATCAAGACAGATTATAAAATCTATGAGGTTGGAAAAGAGAAGATAGGGATAGGTCAGATCGAGATAATAGAGATGCTGACATTTGAAAAAATAAGAGAGGCTCTTCTGACATCACTAAACAAGATACTGCTTGAAGACAGATTAACCCTTGCCTGCCTTCTGGTATCAGACATCATATATGAAAACAGCCTGCTGCTTTTTGCCGGTGATTCCGGTATTGTAACGAAGATAGGTTATCCACTTATGGCCCCTAACCTGGCTGAACTAAAAGGGGTACTGTCAAGAAAGAAACAGCTTGTTCCAAGGATTCTAAGTGTCCTTAAGTAG
- a CDS encoding VIT1/CCC1 transporter family protein: MQLTLPQFVKTWFKNNDIAQHPHKKYHDEDWHTPRGRQIREVVFGMNDGLVSTVGFVAGVTGSVNNSRIVFMTGMAAITAGAVSMFLGAYLASKSQREFFEREIDREKREIIEFPDKERQEIREIFTDHGFTPDEVEMIVHRVTADKDRWIKFMIRDELGIVDEDFESSLKVGMIMGVSFIIGGLPLIIPYIFFDDSLYALKLSIAIALAILLGIGIGKTMLTKRHWLKSSAETVLLGSIAAGIGYILGAIFSVAL; encoded by the coding sequence GTGCAACTTACATTACCCCAATTCGTAAAAACCTGGTTTAAGAACAATGATATTGCCCAGCATCCTCATAAGAAGTATCATGATGAGGACTGGCATACCCCAAGGGGGAGACAGATCAGGGAAGTAGTCTTTGGAATGAATGACGGGCTTGTTAGTACAGTGGGGTTCGTGGCTGGAGTGACAGGGTCCGTCAATAACAGCCGGATTGTATTCATGACCGGTATGGCAGCAATAACAGCCGGCGCTGTTTCTATGTTTCTCGGCGCCTATCTTGCATCAAAATCGCAGAGGGAATTTTTTGAACGGGAGATAGATCGTGAAAAAAGAGAGATCATAGAGTTTCCTGATAAAGAGAGACAGGAGATAAGGGAAATATTTACCGACCATGGATTTACCCCGGATGAAGTGGAGATGATAGTTCACAGGGTCACTGCAGACAAGGACAGGTGGATTAAATTCATGATCCGTGATGAGCTTGGCATTGTTGATGAAGACTTTGAAAGTTCATTAAAAGTAGGTATGATAATGGGTGTATCATTTATTATAGGCGGGCTGCCGCTCATAATACCTTATATATTTTTTGATGACTCACTTTATGCGCTTAAACTCAGCATCGCGATAGCCCTTGCCATCCTGCTCGGTATAGGGATCGGCAAGACCATGTTGACGAAAAGGCACTGGCTAAAAAGCAGTGCGGAGACTGTATTACTGGGGTCTATCGCCGCAGGGATTGGATACATCCTCGGCGCTATATTTTCAGTCGCATTATAG
- a CDS encoding aspartate ammonia-lyase → MKRKNKQFRIEHDSLGEKEVPLNAYYGIQTLRAVENFPISGLRQYSEFIIATALIKKAAARTNMDLGKLDKRRGNAISKAAEEIIEGKLSDQFEVDVFQAGAGTSHNMNVNEVIANRAIEVLGGAKGDYSVIHPNDHVNMSQSTNDVFPTAMRIAAVSASDKLIDVLKKLSQAFHRKGREFDKVIKSGRTHLQDAVPIRLGQEFEAYGVIIDNVMKEIKMARERVLSLGIGGSAVGTGVNTHHLYQKKIISNLRRLTGAKYTGSRNLIASMQSMGDFVLFSGVLRLLAVELIKIANDLRLMSSGPLTGLAEIRLPAVQPGSSIMPGKVNPVMAEVLNMTSFQVIGNDTAITLAAQAGQLELNVMMPVINYNLQQSIHLLINVINVFTEKCVNGIEANKDRCMEFAEKSPGLATILNQVIGYEAAAKIVKESLASGKSVRDLIALHDILSKKDADQILDLYKMTVNAI, encoded by the coding sequence GTGAAAAGAAAAAATAAGCAATTTAGAATAGAACATGACTCTCTTGGAGAAAAAGAGGTGCCGCTGAATGCTTACTACGGTATCCAGACTTTACGCGCAGTTGAGAACTTTCCAATCAGCGGTCTCAGGCAGTACAGCGAATTTATTATAGCTACAGCCCTGATTAAAAAAGCAGCTGCACGGACCAATATGGACCTTGGTAAACTTGACAAGCGCAGGGGTAATGCAATCTCAAAGGCAGCTGAAGAGATTATAGAGGGTAAATTATCTGATCAATTCGAAGTTGATGTATTTCAGGCCGGCGCCGGTACTTCCCATAACATGAATGTCAATGAGGTAATTGCAAACAGGGCAATAGAGGTCCTTGGGGGTGCTAAAGGTGACTATTCCGTTATACACCCCAACGATCATGTAAATATGTCCCAGTCTACTAACGATGTCTTTCCAACTGCAATGCGTATTGCCGCTGTATCTGCTTCTGATAAGTTGATTGATGTCTTGAAAAAGTTATCTCAGGCATTTCACAGAAAAGGAAGGGAGTTTGACAAGGTCATAAAATCAGGGCGTACTCATCTGCAGGATGCCGTTCCAATCAGGCTTGGTCAGGAGTTTGAGGCATACGGTGTAATAATTGACAATGTGATGAAAGAGATAAAGATGGCAAGGGAACGCGTTCTATCGCTTGGAATAGGCGGGTCCGCGGTAGGGACAGGTGTGAATACGCACCATCTGTATCAAAAGAAGATTATTTCAAATCTGAGGAGACTTACAGGCGCTAAATATACAGGGTCAAGAAACCTGATAGCCTCTATGCAGAGTATGGGAGACTTTGTCCTGTTTTCCGGTGTATTGAGACTGCTTGCAGTTGAACTAATCAAGATAGCCAATGACTTGAGGTTGATGAGCTCTGGTCCTCTGACGGGTCTTGCCGAGATACGCCTTCCGGCAGTTCAGCCCGGATCCTCAATAATGCCCGGTAAGGTTAACCCGGTAATGGCCGAGGTTTTGAATATGACATCATTTCAAGTTATTGGCAATGACACGGCCATTACGCTGGCTGCACAGGCCGGACAGCTTGAGTTGAATGTAATGATGCCTGTAATCAATTACAATCTTCAGCAGTCCATTCACCTGCTCATTAATGTTATTAATGTATTTACTGAGAAGTGCGTAAATGGGATAGAGGCCAACAAAGATCGCTGCATGGAATTTGCAGAAAAAAGTCCCGGCCTTGCCACAATCCTGAATCAGGTAATAGGTTATGAGGCAGCTGCCAAAATTGTAAAAGAATCCCTTGCATCGGGCAAGTCTGTCAGGGATTTAATTGCACTACACGATATCCTCTCAAAAAAAGACGCAGATCAAATACTGGATCTGTACAAGATGACTGTAAATGCCATATAA
- a CDS encoding oxidoreductase, translating into MNTESLITELYSGLQFMKASAFPKKCQSCGKVYDNANDFFIQTQSLRGKSGLRHSLDDDDKSLVELFRNCICGSTMMEECRDRRDTSEMGLRRREKFGQLLDLLKNSGIDAGIAREELLRVMRGEQSDVLHHLGVPMKIR; encoded by the coding sequence ATGAATACAGAATCACTTATAACTGAGTTATATAGCGGCCTTCAATTCATGAAGGCCAGTGCATTTCCCAAGAAATGCCAGAGTTGTGGCAAGGTTTATGACAACGCCAATGACTTCTTTATTCAAACGCAGTCACTCAGAGGCAAGAGCGGCCTCAGGCACTCTCTTGATGACGATGATAAGTCCCTTGTGGAATTATTCCGCAACTGTATCTGCGGTTCAACAATGATGGAGGAATGCAGGGACAGAAGGGACACATCCGAAATGGGATTGCGAAGACGGGAGAAGTTCGGTCAGCTGCTTGATCTATTGAAAAACTCAGGGATAGATGCCGGGATTGCACGTGAGGAACTTCTCAGGGTAATGCGCGGAGAACAAAGCGATGTTTTGCATCACCTTGGAGTGCCGATGAAAATCAGATAA
- a CDS encoding carbon starvation protein A has product MKISTIINVILAVTGAFALAVAAQIINPAEKVNALWLVVAAACIFTITYRLYGSFITSKVLVLNDRRLTPSNRMADGRDYHPTHKWVLFGHHFAAIAGAGPLIGPVLAAQFGYLPGFLWILIGASLGGAVHDTVILTASVRRNGRSLAQIAKDEIGPVAGITAALAILFIILVALAGLGLAVVNALTRSTWGTFTIAATMPIALFMGIYLYKIRYGRVGEVSVIGVTLLLLAVITGQYIPGSFLEPYFNLSRNTLVFSMAAYGFIASVLPVWLLLCPRDYLSTYMKIGTVALLAAGVLFLAPEIQMPAVTHFVSGGGPVIPGAIFPFMFITIACGAVSGFHSLISSGTTPKMIQKESEIKIIGFGAMLMEGFVAVVAVVAATILIPGDYFAINTTLSFDALAQLGFPVSKVHELSGLVGTNVAGRPGGAVSLAVGMAYIFSSLPGMRGLMPYWYNFALMFEALFILTTVDTGTRVARFIIQELGGYAYKPLAKSDWIPGTILTSLIVVGAWGYLIYSGSISTIWPMFGVANQLLAALAFCIGTTVIIKMGKLRYAWVTFIPMLFMFTMTMTASYKLMDMFLVKAANSAASSDAFSFRLDAVLVASMAILAVIVVADSFVKWYGYLAGKREIVTSEVVEWATDLEVH; this is encoded by the coding sequence ATGAAAATATCAACAATTATTAATGTAATACTTGCTGTAACCGGCGCATTTGCCCTTGCCGTTGCTGCTCAGATAATTAATCCTGCAGAGAAGGTTAATGCGCTTTGGCTTGTGGTGGCGGCTGCATGTATCTTTACAATCACATACCGGCTATATGGTTCATTTATTACTTCTAAGGTACTTGTACTTAATGACAGGAGACTTACCCCGTCCAATAGAATGGCTGATGGAAGGGATTATCATCCAACGCATAAATGGGTATTGTTTGGCCATCACTTTGCGGCTATTGCCGGCGCAGGGCCTTTGATTGGGCCCGTCCTGGCCGCACAATTCGGATACCTTCCGGGGTTTCTCTGGATATTGATAGGGGCCTCACTTGGCGGCGCAGTGCATGATACTGTCATTCTTACAGCATCTGTCAGAAGGAACGGACGATCCCTCGCACAGATTGCAAAAGATGAGATCGGTCCGGTTGCAGGAATCACTGCCGCCCTTGCAATACTTTTTATCATCCTGGTAGCGCTGGCCGGTCTCGGATTGGCAGTAGTCAATGCACTGACCAGAAGTACATGGGGGACCTTTACTATAGCTGCGACGATGCCTATCGCGTTATTCATGGGCATTTATCTGTATAAGATAAGATATGGCAGAGTGGGAGAAGTCAGTGTAATCGGTGTGACACTGTTGCTGCTGGCAGTTATAACCGGTCAATATATCCCGGGATCATTTCTTGAACCTTATTTTAATCTTTCGCGCAATACCCTCGTATTCAGTATGGCTGCGTATGGATTTATTGCGTCAGTCCTTCCTGTATGGCTGCTCCTCTGTCCAAGAGATTATCTATCAACATACATGAAAATAGGAACCGTTGCACTCCTTGCTGCGGGGGTACTTTTCCTGGCGCCTGAAATTCAGATGCCCGCGGTAACACATTTTGTCAGCGGCGGGGGGCCTGTTATCCCAGGCGCCATCTTCCCCTTCATGTTTATAACTATTGCCTGCGGCGCTGTCTCAGGGTTTCATTCACTGATATCTTCAGGTACTACACCAAAGATGATTCAAAAGGAGTCAGAGATAAAGATTATTGGCTTTGGCGCTATGCTGATGGAGGGATTTGTGGCTGTTGTCGCGGTAGTTGCAGCAACTATATTAATACCTGGAGATTATTTTGCCATCAATACAACATTGTCATTTGATGCGCTGGCTCAGTTGGGTTTCCCTGTTTCTAAGGTACACGAGCTGTCGGGATTGGTAGGAACGAATGTAGCAGGGCGTCCTGGGGGCGCGGTCTCACTTGCAGTTGGAATGGCATATATATTCTCAAGCCTTCCAGGGATGAGGGGGCTCATGCCATACTGGTATAACTTTGCCCTTATGTTTGAGGCGCTATTTATTTTGACGACAGTAGATACAGGGACTCGGGTGGCGAGATTTATTATTCAGGAATTGGGGGGGTATGCATATAAGCCGTTAGCGAAGTCTGACTGGATTCCTGGAACTATACTGACAAGCCTGATTGTAGTCGGTGCATGGGGCTATTTGATATATTCAGGGAGCATATCTACCATCTGGCCGATGTTCGGTGTGGCTAACCAGCTCCTTGCAGCGCTTGCGTTTTGTATCGGAACGACAGTAATTATAAAGATGGGTAAGTTACGGTATGCATGGGTCACATTTATCCCGATGCTGTTTATGTTCACCATGACTATGACTGCATCGTATAAACTGATGGATATGTTTCTTGTAAAGGCGGCAAATTCAGCGGCCTCTTCTGACGCATTTTCATTCAGGCTTGATGCAGTACTGGTCGCCTCTATGGCGATACTTGCGGTTATTGTTGTAGCAGATTCATTTGTTAAATGGTATGGCTACCTGGCAGGGAAAAGAGAGATAGTAACGAGCGAAGTAGTTGAATGGGCAACTGACCTGGAGGTTCATTAG
- a CDS encoding ribonuclease H-like domain-containing protein — protein sequence MIRKTFCFLPGIGARLERHIWREGAFTWDDFLGMKHIRGISLERKALYDTHLSDAISALNNSDSVYFLSKLDYAEHWRMFNEFRKDSVCLDIETTGSFPGDNAVTIVGLYDSGGMKTFIQGINLDHRILTDVMSQYKLLITFAGRSFDIPFLKKCFPGFSINLPHFDLCPAGHKLGLKGGLKKVETYLGIGRDEDVTGMSGYDAVILWNRYMHGDNKALDLLVRYNEADTKNLLTLADIFFEKLCNKYDRLLPGMYKRVNTVRSD from the coding sequence ATGATAAGAAAAACATTCTGTTTTCTACCCGGCATCGGGGCGAGGCTTGAAAGACATATCTGGAGGGAAGGGGCATTCACATGGGATGACTTTCTTGGCATGAAACATATCCGTGGTATATCCCTGGAAAGAAAGGCTCTGTATGATACCCATTTGTCTGATGCTATTTCAGCTTTAAACAATTCAGATAGTGTCTATTTTCTGTCAAAGCTTGACTATGCAGAGCATTGGCGTATGTTTAATGAATTTCGAAAGGATTCTGTATGTCTTGATATAGAGACAACGGGGAGTTTCCCAGGTGATAATGCCGTAACTATAGTAGGATTATATGATTCCGGTGGTATGAAGACATTTATTCAAGGCATAAATCTGGATCATAGGATATTAACAGATGTAATGTCACAATATAAGCTTCTTATAACATTTGCCGGACGCAGCTTCGATATTCCGTTCCTTAAGAAGTGTTTTCCAGGATTCAGTATAAATCTTCCACACTTTGATCTGTGTCCGGCGGGACACAAGCTGGGCCTGAAAGGAGGACTCAAGAAGGTTGAGACATATCTTGGAATCGGCAGAGATGAAGACGTAACAGGAATGAGCGGATATGATGCCGTTATTCTGTGGAACCGCTACATGCATGGCGACAACAAGGCACTTGATTTGCTGGTCAGATATAATGAGGCTGATACTAAAAACCTTTTAACTCTTGCAGATATCTTTTTTGAAAAGTTGTGCAATAAATATGATAGACTGCTGCCGGGAATGTACAAGAGAGTGAATACTGTGAGGAGTGATTGA
- a CDS encoding HAMP domain-containing protein, with the protein MIFLMMSRKRFGIQFKIFISLLIVGLLSGLVFLFFTFMTETRVIEDSFGPVFQTIATETSKKIDMVINKRAQDARSLAIMLGTNYNSLSGPEIENYIERYQRERGDEVISILVRNNNGTRIASAKGGTYSQKQSTRTFVERYFLSEIDFDEVKQTSSISMSVPITDSLTGEIEGSLNVLFDLREVFGIIYDLKIWKTGHTDLVESDGTLIACSLSSSPTHKISNYLLSQVSSSEPGWKRAYNEEHSRTNSIIGYSPVKTTIDTANYSLRGKRLYVLVSQFYQEAYPTLYNLLWKALLLSPAAIVILAFLVYITGKWIAKPIKVLSEGVELMGQGQLNHDLNIHTGDEIEQLADNFTQMAKNLGRKFEEIRLEKDKLNTVMDNLGDGLLILDQDCKISHMNSKFVKELGMASIGKSCRDVFGFRDAFCNDCTVKKEVDFRPHTFEADTNKGRSYIITHSRIKNIDGTLSTVEVFTDITDRKRLEHQLLYTERISALSRFSSTFAHDLRNPIIAVKKTLEMLRDSAGTDSKRPDHEIYTDLISTCELTLCLVNDVLDVHQVSYSELPLIYSSFSLSEALAEVVRILRIEAMERNNVIEINGDNGDGDIFLEGDKRRLQRVFINLLSNAIRHSPSSGAIKMTFRVDSNKGSSDDYRLFFRMEDEGPGISSSDLSRVFDLFYKKDSENIKSGTGLGLYFCKVVVNAHGGRIWAENKMTGGAVFNIEMPLVRRN; encoded by the coding sequence ATGATATTTCTCATGATGTCCAGGAAACGATTCGGGATTCAATTCAAAATATTCATATCCCTCCTGATTGTGGGGCTGCTTTCCGGGTTGGTCTTCCTCTTCTTCACATTCATGACTGAGACGAGGGTTATTGAAGATTCATTTGGCCCTGTATTTCAGACAATTGCAACAGAGACCTCAAAGAAGATAGACATGGTTATTAACAAGAGGGCTCAGGATGCCAGGTCTCTCGCCATAATGCTGGGTACAAACTACAATTCATTATCCGGACCTGAAATAGAAAATTACATTGAACGATACCAGAGAGAAAGAGGTGATGAGGTAATCTCAATCCTGGTTAGAAATAATAACGGCACCAGGATAGCTTCTGCCAAAGGCGGGACATATTCACAGAAACAATCAACCAGGACATTTGTTGAGAGATACTTCCTCAGTGAAATAGATTTTGATGAGGTTAAACAGACCTCATCAATCTCAATGTCTGTTCCCATTACCGATAGCCTTACAGGTGAAATTGAAGGATCTCTCAATGTACTATTTGACCTGAGAGAGGTCTTTGGAATAATCTACGACCTGAAGATATGGAAGACCGGTCATACGGACCTTGTTGAATCTGACGGAACTCTGATAGCTTGTTCATTATCATCTTCGCCAACCCATAAGATCAGTAATTATCTTTTATCCCAGGTCTCCTCATCGGAACCTGGCTGGAAGCGGGCGTATAATGAGGAACATAGCAGAACAAATAGTATAATTGGTTACTCTCCGGTTAAAACAACCATTGATACTGCAAATTATTCTTTAAGAGGAAAGAGGCTGTATGTACTGGTTAGCCAATTCTATCAGGAGGCATATCCCACGTTATATAATCTCCTGTGGAAGGCATTACTATTAAGCCCTGCTGCAATTGTCATTCTCGCATTCCTGGTTTATATTACCGGGAAATGGATCGCAAAACCTATCAAAGTCCTGAGTGAGGGAGTTGAGTTGATGGGACAGGGACAACTCAATCATGACTTAAATATACATACAGGGGATGAGATTGAACAACTCGCTGATAATTTCACACAAATGGCGAAAAACCTTGGACGCAAATTTGAAGAGATCCGCCTGGAGAAGGACAAGTTAAACACAGTAATGGACAATCTTGGCGACGGATTACTCATACTTGATCAGGACTGTAAGATCAGCCATATGAATTCGAAATTTGTTAAAGAATTGGGGATGGCTTCAATCGGGAAGTCATGCAGAGACGTTTTTGGATTTCGGGATGCCTTCTGTAATGACTGTACTGTAAAAAAGGAAGTGGACTTCAGACCCCATACATTTGAGGCTGATACAAATAAAGGACGCTCATATATAATTACCCACTCGAGAATAAAGAACATTGATGGCACATTATCCACAGTGGAGGTCTTTACAGATATAACCGACCGGAAACGCCTTGAGCATCAACTCCTGTATACAGAGAGGATTTCAGCGCTAAGCCGTTTTTCATCAACTTTTGCCCACGATTTAAGAAACCCCATCATCGCAGTAAAGAAAACCCTGGAGATGCTCAGGGATTCAGCCGGTACAGATAGTAAGCGCCCGGATCATGAGATTTACACTGACCTTATATCAACATGCGAGCTTACCCTCTGTCTTGTCAATGATGTACTTGACGTTCATCAGGTCAGCTACAGCGAACTTCCCCTGATATATTCATCATTCTCCTTATCTGAGGCACTGGCAGAAGTTGTAAGGATCCTGAGGATAGAGGCAATGGAAAGAAATAATGTCATAGAGATTAACGGTGATAATGGAGACGGTGATATATTTCTTGAAGGTGACAAGAGACGTCTCCAGCGGGTTTTTATAAACCTGCTGAGCAATGCAATAAGACACTCCCCGTCTTCAGGAGCGATTAAAATGACTTTCCGGGTTGATTCAAATAAAGGATCTTCAGATGATTACAGACTGTTCTTCAGGATGGAAGATGAGGGCCCTGGAATTTCATCCTCAGATCTGTCAAGAGTTTTCGATCTGTTTTATAAAAAAGATAGCGAAAATATTAAGTCGGGAACAGGATTGGGGCTTTATTTTTGTAAAGTAGTGGTAAATGCACATGGCGGAAGAATATGGGCAGAAAACAAGATGACCGGAGGCGCAGTGTTCAATATAGAGATGCCTCTTGTCCGGAGGAACTAA
- a CDS encoding response regulator transcription factor, which translates to MNIRILIADDQRLFRQSLKYLIEQEKEIKVVSEAANGQDACTLALEFNPDIILMDVDMPKLDGIDATRLILEQKPKIKILMLSVHDDDERIISAIRNGAIGYILKDADHREFIRIIRSTYLKEEIISPFLANRTPKIIARIGRANDDNKYNTSNNASRISELTDREVQIVKLLADGRSNKEIADSMFVALETVKSHLQTIYKKMDVKGRTEAAVYYLREKAIKTNTNE; encoded by the coding sequence ATGAATATAAGAATCCTTATCGCTGATGACCAGCGCCTTTTTCGTCAAAGCCTTAAATATCTTATTGAGCAGGAGAAGGAAATCAAGGTCGTGAGTGAAGCGGCCAACGGGCAGGATGCATGTACTCTGGCGCTCGAGTTTAATCCTGACATAATCCTTATGGACGTTGACATGCCAAAGCTGGATGGCATAGATGCTACGCGCCTGATCCTGGAGCAAAAGCCAAAGATAAAGATCCTGATGCTTTCAGTGCATGATGACGACGAGCGGATAATATCCGCTATCCGTAACGGGGCAATCGGCTATATACTCAAGGATGCCGACCACAGGGAATTTATCCGTATAATCCGGAGCACATACCTGAAGGAAGAAATAATATCACCGTTTCTTGCGAACAGGACACCAAAGATAATCGCCCGGATTGGCAGGGCTAATGATGACAACAAATATAACACGTCAAATAATGCCTCCAGGATTTCAGAACTTACAGACAGAGAGGTTCAGATAGTAAAATTGCTGGCTGACGGGAGGAGTAACAAGGAAATTGCAGACTCGATGTTCGTGGCTCTTGAAACTGTCAAATCACACCTCCAAACTATTTATAAAAAGATGGATGTAAAAGGACGGACTGAGGCAGCAGTCTATTACTTGCGTGAGAAGGCCATCAAAACTAACACTAATGAGTGA